A stretch of the Rufibacter tibetensis genome encodes the following:
- a CDS encoding pectate lyase family protein, giving the protein MKRPYQFVTAGLVLLSLLCPGVSANAQTTGEPEPGQIPPHPPRLPEAVIPAFPGAWGGGMFTTGGRGGRVIAVTNLNDSGPGSLRAAVEAQGPRIVVFRVAGTLKVKEDLNINHPDITIAAQSAPGDGICIAGTLNINTHNVIIRHLRVRRGVPTGGQGDDNIGGYPQHHIIIDHCSTSWGMDENISLYRTMRPSLDGKTQIKDPAEHVTIQWSISSEALDARGHAFGGTWGGNPSTFHHNLFASNTARNPSIGMSGPFDFRYNVLFNWRHRSIDGGDETSEINLINNYFKPGPATNENMRAVFARIEQRSMYSPGSAWAEGDWYAKAANRPGKWYVAGNIMHDNQEVITNNWAGMRGPENLARVNTPFVGWPVAPHQTAEAAFESVLAMAGATLPKRDAVDRRVTEMVRTGKPMTATGIIKDVSEVGGYPNLTYNPAQVPVDGDGDGMPDAWETKYRLAPKNSKDGAIDTDGDGYTNVEEYLNGTNPQEKINYRNLGNNIDTIS; this is encoded by the coding sequence ATGAAAAGACCTTATCAATTTGTCACAGCGGGCTTGGTTTTGCTCTCTTTACTATGTCCAGGTGTGTCCGCAAATGCACAGACTACTGGGGAGCCTGAACCTGGGCAAATACCTCCCCATCCACCGCGGTTGCCCGAAGCTGTTATCCCTGCATTTCCCGGGGCATGGGGAGGGGGGATGTTTACCACCGGAGGACGTGGAGGTAGAGTTATTGCCGTAACAAATCTTAACGATAGCGGCCCGGGTAGCTTACGGGCTGCCGTAGAAGCACAAGGACCCCGTATCGTTGTCTTCCGTGTGGCAGGCACGCTCAAAGTTAAAGAAGACCTTAACATCAATCATCCTGATATCACCATTGCAGCCCAATCTGCTCCGGGCGATGGTATTTGTATTGCCGGTACCTTGAATATCAACACACACAATGTCATTATCCGCCACCTGCGGGTACGCCGTGGGGTTCCTACCGGGGGACAAGGTGATGATAACATAGGCGGATATCCGCAGCATCATATCATCATAGACCATTGCTCTACAAGCTGGGGTATGGACGAGAATATCTCGCTCTACCGCACCATGAGACCATCCTTAGACGGGAAAACCCAGATAAAGGATCCTGCCGAGCATGTTACCATCCAGTGGTCTATTTCCAGCGAAGCGCTTGATGCCAGAGGACATGCCTTTGGCGGTACATGGGGAGGAAACCCATCTACATTCCATCATAACCTCTTTGCAAGCAACACTGCCCGCAATCCATCCATAGGCATGTCAGGTCCGTTTGATTTTCGCTACAATGTGCTTTTCAACTGGCGTCACCGTTCCATAGATGGTGGAGATGAGACTTCTGAGATCAATCTTATCAACAACTATTTCAAGCCGGGACCTGCTACCAATGAAAATATGCGCGCGGTCTTTGCCCGCATTGAACAAAGGAGTATGTATTCCCCCGGCAGTGCTTGGGCCGAAGGTGACTGGTATGCCAAAGCAGCCAATCGTCCAGGCAAGTGGTATGTTGCTGGCAACATTATGCACGACAACCAGGAAGTGATTACCAACAACTGGGCCGGTATGCGCGGACCTGAGAACCTGGCCCGTGTGAATACCCCTTTTGTTGGGTGGCCGGTGGCGCCACACCAGACAGCTGAGGCCGCATTCGAATCAGTGCTTGCCATGGCCGGGGCCACTTTACCCAAACGTGATGCTGTGGACAGACGGGTTACAGAAATGGTGCGCACAGGAAAACCAATGACTGCAACCGGTATCATCAAAGACGTATCTGAAGTTGGGGGTTATCCAAACCTGACCTACAATCCTGCTCAGGTGCCTGTTGATGGCGATGGCGATGGTATGCCTGACGCATGGGAAACCAAATACAGACTTGCCCCTAAAAACTCCAAGGATGGCGCAATAGATACAGACGGCGATGGTTACACGAATGTCGAAGAATATCTTAATGGTACCAATCCTCAGGAGAAAATCAATTACCGCAACCTGGGCAACAACATCGACACGATCAGTTAA
- a CDS encoding JAB domain-containing protein, which yields MEQFKVLLLNRNNRVLGEYGVSTGGVSGTVVDIKLILAAALLCCASAIILGHNYPSGNTQPSTVDKAMTKRVREAAAQMDIAVLDHIILTVDTFYSFADDGELQPEDR from the coding sequence GTGGAGCAGTTCAAGGTGTTGCTGCTCAACCGCAACAACCGGGTCTTGGGGGAGTACGGGGTCTCGACCGGGGGCGTCTCGGGCACGGTGGTGGATATAAAGCTCATTCTGGCCGCTGCCCTTCTCTGCTGCGCCAGCGCGATCATCCTGGGCCACAACTACCCCAGCGGCAATACCCAGCCCAGCACAGTGGACAAAGCCATGACCAAAAGGGTGAGGGAGGCCGCCGCCCAGATGGACATCGCCGTGTTGGACCATATCATCCTGACCGTGGATACCTTTTACTCCTTTGCCGATGATGGGGAGCTTCAACCAGAAGATCGTTGA
- a CDS encoding porin encodes MKIIPTLLTLLLASLSVFSQVDSTGGVSLSGFVDAYYAYDFNRPPAHERPAFLYNHSRHNEFSINLAFLKAAYASENVRGNVALMAGSYAQYNLAAEQELLRHVLEANAGVRLGRGLWLDAGILPSHIGLESAVSKDNLTLTRSLAAENSPYYESGVKLTWETGKWVLSALALNGWQNIRETEGNSGKAVGSQVQFRPTGKVLLNSSTFIGNEKADSARQMRFFHDLYATFLVLPRVKVAAVFDLGAEKRLGSEGFAVWHSAALLLHYGLSSRVALAARAEYYSDRAGVIIPTGSPHGFRTAGYSLGLDYAPAAKALLRVEGRLLDSRDGVFLRGTRPVRQSAAITSSLAVCF; translated from the coding sequence ATGAAGATAATACCCACCCTGCTGACCCTGCTTCTGGCGAGCTTGTCCGTCTTTTCCCAGGTTGATTCCACCGGGGGAGTTTCCCTCAGCGGGTTCGTGGACGCGTACTACGCCTATGACTTCAACCGGCCCCCCGCGCACGAGCGGCCTGCCTTCCTCTACAACCACAGCCGCCACAATGAATTCAGCATTAACCTGGCCTTCCTTAAAGCCGCCTATGCCTCGGAAAACGTCAGAGGCAACGTGGCCCTTATGGCTGGCTCCTACGCCCAGTACAACCTGGCCGCCGAGCAGGAACTGCTCCGACACGTCCTCGAGGCCAACGCGGGCGTGCGGCTGGGGAGAGGGCTATGGCTGGATGCGGGCATCCTGCCTTCCCATATCGGCCTGGAGAGCGCGGTGTCCAAGGACAACCTGACGCTGACCCGGAGCCTTGCCGCCGAGAACTCCCCTTATTACGAGAGCGGGGTAAAGCTCACCTGGGAAACAGGAAAGTGGGTATTGTCCGCCCTGGCGCTGAACGGCTGGCAGAACATCCGGGAGACGGAGGGGAACTCAGGCAAGGCCGTTGGGTCCCAGGTGCAGTTCCGGCCCACAGGCAAGGTGCTGCTCAACTCCAGCACGTTCATCGGCAACGAGAAAGCCGACAGCGCAAGGCAGATGCGGTTTTTCCATGACCTATACGCCACCTTCCTGGTCCTGCCACGGGTAAAGGTGGCAGCTGTGTTCGACCTTGGTGCGGAAAAAAGGCTGGGTTCGGAGGGTTTTGCCGTGTGGCACAGTGCCGCCCTGCTGCTTCATTACGGCCTGTCCAGTAGGGTGGCGCTGGCCGCCCGCGCCGAGTATTACAGTGACCGGGCAGGGGTGATCATCCCCACCGGGTCGCCCCACGGCTTCCGTACCGCCGGCTACTCCTTGGGCCTGGACTATGCCCCGGCGGCCAAGGCGCTGCTGCGCGTAGAGGGCCGCCTGCTGGACAGCAGGGACGGTGTTTTCCTGAGGGGCACCCGCCCGGTGAGGCAGTCCGCTGCGATCACCTCCTCCCTTGCGGTCTGCTTCTAA
- a CDS encoding PDDEXK nuclease domain-containing protein: MTQTAHHLPENPEGRILLDSIVTLIEQSRSRVALQVNSEITRLYWHVGKAINQELLGKQRGEYGERIISSLASGLTRAYGRGWGKRHLWHCVRVADTFPEDQIVNALSTQLSWTHLRLLAGVEDGLKREFYTELSLQERWSTRVLQERMDSMLFERSALSRKPEQLLRQELGTLRSAGAVTPDLVFRDPYVLDFLGLSDTYSERDLESAILAQLQQFIIELGSDFAFLARQKRILIDNEDFKIDLLFYHRGLRRLVAIDLKLGRFKAAYKGQMELYLKWLDRNERKEGEESPIGLILCAEKSQEQIELLELDKGHIRVSEYLTQLPPKEVFASRLHKAIELAKVKKEE; encoded by the coding sequence ATGACACAGACAGCGCATCATCTACCGGAGAACCCGGAGGGCAGGATCCTGCTTGACAGCATCGTCACCCTCATTGAGCAAAGCAGAAGCCGGGTCGCCCTGCAGGTAAACAGTGAGATCACCCGCCTGTACTGGCACGTGGGGAAGGCCATCAACCAGGAGTTGCTCGGCAAGCAGCGGGGCGAGTACGGGGAGCGAATCATTTCCTCCCTGGCCTCCGGGCTTACCAGGGCCTATGGCAGGGGCTGGGGCAAGCGCCACCTGTGGCATTGTGTACGCGTTGCGGACACTTTCCCGGAAGACCAGATTGTGAACGCACTGAGTACACAATTGAGCTGGACGCACCTGCGCCTACTGGCCGGGGTGGAGGACGGACTCAAGCGGGAGTTCTATACCGAGCTGAGCCTGCAGGAGCGCTGGAGCACGCGCGTCCTGCAGGAGCGGATGGACAGCATGCTGTTTGAGCGTTCCGCGCTGTCCAGGAAGCCGGAGCAGCTCCTCCGGCAGGAACTCGGCACGCTGCGGTCAGCCGGGGCCGTGACGCCTGACCTCGTGTTCAGGGATCCCTACGTGCTGGACTTCCTGGGTTTGAGCGACACCTACAGCGAGCGGGACCTGGAGTCCGCCATCCTGGCGCAGCTGCAGCAGTTCATCATCGAGCTGGGCAGCGACTTCGCCTTCCTGGCCCGCCAGAAGAGAATCCTCATAGACAACGAGGACTTCAAGATCGACCTGCTTTTCTATCACCGCGGCCTAAGGCGCCTGGTGGCCATCGACCTGAAGCTGGGCAGGTTCAAGGCAGCCTACAAGGGGCAGATGGAGCTGTACCTGAAGTGGCTGGACAGGAACGAGCGCAAGGAAGGGGAAGAAAGCCCCATCGGGCTGATCCTTTGCGCGGAAAAGAGCCAAGAGCAGATTGAGTTGCTGGAGCTGGACAAAGGGCACATAAGGGTTTCGGAATACCTGACGCAGCTGCCCCCCAAGGAAGTGTTCGCCAGCAGGCTGCACAAGGCCATCGAGCTGGCAAAAGTAAAAAAGGAGGAGTAA
- a CDS encoding magnesium transporter CorA family protein codes for MQKTLVSAESAGWEWIDIEDPTLEELQFVAQKYDLHPSSVTDSLQPEHLPKHEFIEKVLFVITRFHDPEAHLEADTIQELTNKLAIFYNRGFLITIHKFPVPFIAEMKGRLEEGGWSMPAAGVLIKLLKASLRTFQRPALKLADELDYYEAKIFLSRKVPSMNKGLYHLKRKSAVSRRVIQLAETVTTGLTLEDFQQTEVQDLKDAFLLLENQYEEISESSNNLINTYISLASQRTNDVMRVLTIFSVFFMPLTFIAGIYGMNFEFMPELKSRWGYPGVLGAMVVVTGLIYSWFRRKQWL; via the coding sequence ATGCAAAAAACCTTGGTTTCCGCCGAATCAGCGGGATGGGAGTGGATAGACATAGAGGACCCCACCCTGGAGGAACTGCAGTTCGTTGCCCAAAAATACGACCTTCACCCCTCCTCCGTGACGGACAGCCTCCAACCGGAGCACCTGCCCAAGCATGAGTTTATCGAAAAGGTGCTCTTTGTCATCACCCGTTTCCACGACCCTGAGGCGCACCTGGAGGCCGACACTATCCAGGAACTCACCAACAAGCTGGCGATCTTCTACAACCGGGGTTTTCTGATCACCATCCACAAGTTCCCCGTCCCGTTTATCGCGGAGATGAAGGGCAGGCTGGAGGAGGGCGGCTGGAGCATGCCCGCCGCGGGCGTCCTTATCAAGCTTCTCAAGGCGAGCCTGAGGACATTCCAAAGGCCCGCCCTCAAGCTGGCCGACGAGCTGGACTACTATGAGGCGAAGATATTCCTCAGCAGGAAAGTACCCTCCATGAACAAGGGACTTTACCACCTGAAAAGGAAGTCCGCCGTTTCCAGGAGGGTTATCCAGCTGGCGGAGACGGTGACCACAGGCTTAACCCTGGAGGATTTCCAGCAGACGGAGGTCCAGGACCTGAAAGATGCCTTCCTGCTCCTTGAGAACCAATACGAGGAGATAAGCGAGAGCTCCAACAACCTGATCAACACCTACATCTCCCTGGCCTCGCAGAGAACCAATGATGTGATGCGTGTTCTGACCATCTTCTCCGTGTTCTTCATGCCCCTGACTTTCATAGCGGGAATCTACGGGATGAATTTTGAGTTCATGCCCGAGCTGAAGTCCAGGTGGGGGTATCCGGGGGTGCTGGGGGCCATGGTGGTAGTCACCGGCCTAATCTATTCCTGGTTTAGACGCAAGCAGTGGCTCTAA
- a CDS encoding sensor histidine kinase: MRNHKTKAKKGVFQAWTIFAAALMLALFIQIALHLGELEHVAALLWIVGVIVFLWIGNRFIHARLDFIYPWTAQPLRRFFIQLLSSSLYSLACINASYYFLKTLLVGLPPDLEQILVLNLYGMLFIIPVFSLNFGLFFMARWKEAFVQSEKYREENLRTRFESLKSHIDPHFLFNNLNVLSSLIDKAPQEAHQFLDKFADVYRYVLQHRDEELVDLETELAFIQSYSFLFQQRLNKQLRIKIDVPSGKKPRYIPPLSLQMLVENAIKHNKATGANPLSIEIFLENESRLAVRNTFQPKHKEPSDLPQVGLDNIRKRFGYFSEQPVVVTQDVQFFTVKLPLLEWETIDSGKL; encoded by the coding sequence ATGAGAAACCATAAAACCAAAGCAAAAAAAGGGGTATTCCAGGCATGGACAATATTCGCCGCTGCGCTCATGTTAGCCCTGTTTATCCAGATTGCCCTACACCTTGGAGAATTGGAACATGTGGCCGCATTGCTTTGGATTGTAGGAGTTATTGTTTTTTTATGGATTGGAAACAGGTTTATCCATGCAAGGTTAGACTTTATTTACCCCTGGACGGCGCAACCCCTCAGGCGTTTCTTTATTCAATTGCTAAGTAGCAGCCTTTATTCACTGGCTTGCATAAATGCCTCCTACTATTTTCTGAAAACCCTGTTGGTAGGCCTGCCCCCTGACCTGGAACAAATCCTCGTGCTTAACCTTTATGGCATGTTGTTTATCATTCCGGTATTCTCCCTGAATTTTGGTTTGTTCTTTATGGCACGCTGGAAAGAAGCTTTTGTCCAATCTGAAAAATACAGGGAGGAAAACCTCCGCACCCGCTTTGAATCGTTGAAATCACACATTGACCCCCATTTTCTTTTCAACAACCTGAACGTACTTTCCTCGCTCATTGACAAAGCCCCACAGGAGGCGCATCAGTTTCTGGATAAGTTTGCGGATGTGTACCGGTACGTTTTACAACACCGCGACGAAGAACTGGTAGACCTTGAAACCGAGCTGGCCTTCATACAGTCGTACAGCTTTCTTTTTCAGCAGCGGTTAAACAAACAATTGCGAATCAAAATTGATGTCCCCTCCGGCAAAAAGCCCCGCTATATTCCTCCTTTGTCGCTGCAGATGCTGGTGGAGAATGCGATCAAGCATAACAAGGCGACTGGGGCAAACCCTCTTTCCATAGAGATCTTTCTTGAAAATGAAAGTAGGCTTGCGGTTCGGAATACTTTTCAGCCTAAGCACAAGGAGCCGTCCGACCTTCCCCAGGTGGGACTTGACAACATCCGGAAAAGATTTGGGTATTTCTCCGAGCAGCCCGTTGTAGTCACGCAAGATGTCCAATTTTTCACGGTGAAGCTTCCTTTGCTGGAGTGGGAAACCATAGACAGCGGAAAACTTTAA
- a CDS encoding DUF3826 domain-containing protein — MQKQKWPLRGFRYVVGLMFLFLSIMPARAQEKQKTKAEEAVYVEVVRQRADKLVGTLEITNASKATRVRDIIARQYLDLHAIQAKRDAQTNAAKKKAGDNKESADARVEAIKRKAATKTQKLHAGYLSRLSAELTAQQVDQVKDGMTYHVVPSTYRNYLLMLPYLTKEQRDTIKSFLVEAREHAMDGGSSKEKHAWFGKYKGRITNYLAAQGIDLKKEGINWAERRNTHSNAVEITQSKHVVGKLGLTDDIQKEHVRNLIAHRYQSIQEAQAERDAKMKATDQLPKIKEERDQEAAAIWAQYQVRLGEQRDSFIEALSAFLDSSHVETLQNEMTDNRLQEEYSHFLALLPDLNDSQKKQVYAYLLEARGNAINVLDKESRLKWFIKFRGRTNNYLSREGYNLRKATEDLERKLLVEKKEKQ; from the coding sequence ATGCAAAAGCAGAAATGGCCGTTGAGAGGCTTCAGGTATGTGGTGGGGCTTATGTTTTTGTTCCTTTCAATAATGCCTGCCAGGGCGCAGGAGAAACAAAAAACCAAAGCGGAGGAGGCCGTTTATGTAGAGGTTGTAAGGCAGCGGGCTGATAAGTTAGTGGGGACGCTGGAGATCACCAATGCCTCCAAGGCCACCCGTGTTCGGGATATCATTGCACGGCAGTATCTTGATCTGCATGCCATTCAAGCCAAGCGCGATGCGCAAACAAATGCCGCAAAAAAGAAGGCGGGAGACAATAAAGAATCTGCTGACGCACGCGTTGAGGCCATCAAGCGCAAGGCAGCCACCAAGACCCAAAAACTGCACGCCGGTTATTTGTCAAGGCTGTCGGCAGAACTTACCGCTCAGCAGGTAGACCAGGTAAAAGACGGGATGACCTACCATGTTGTTCCCAGCACCTACCGTAACTATTTGTTGATGCTGCCCTATTTGACGAAAGAGCAGCGGGACACGATCAAGTCCTTTCTAGTGGAGGCAAGGGAACATGCCATGGACGGTGGGTCATCAAAGGAAAAGCATGCCTGGTTTGGAAAGTACAAAGGCAGAATAACTAATTACTTAGCTGCGCAGGGGATAGACCTGAAGAAAGAGGGAATCAACTGGGCTGAGCGTAGAAACACACACTCCAATGCCGTGGAGATCACCCAATCCAAGCATGTTGTCGGGAAGTTAGGCCTTACAGATGACATCCAGAAAGAGCATGTCCGGAATCTGATTGCCCATCGGTACCAAAGCATACAGGAGGCGCAGGCGGAACGGGATGCCAAAATGAAGGCCACAGACCAGCTGCCCAAGATCAAGGAGGAACGTGACCAGGAAGCTGCTGCCATCTGGGCCCAGTACCAGGTTCGGCTTGGAGAGCAACGTGACTCGTTCATTGAGGCCCTCTCCGCTTTCCTGGACTCCAGCCACGTGGAAACCCTGCAAAATGAGATGACGGATAACAGACTGCAGGAGGAGTATTCCCATTTCCTGGCTTTGTTGCCCGACCTCAATGACAGCCAAAAAAAGCAAGTGTATGCTTATCTGCTGGAAGCGCGGGGGAATGCCATAAATGTGTTGGATAAAGAGAGCAGGCTTAAATGGTTCATAAAGTTCAGGGGAAGGACTAATAACTACTTGTCCAGAGAGGGGTACAACCTGCGTAAGGCTACAGAGGATTTGGAGCGAAAGCTTCTGGTCGAAAAGAAAGAGAAGCAATAA
- a CDS encoding LytR/AlgR family response regulator transcription factor yields the protein MRVVIIEDEALAVEKLTKMLLSYDKQLQVEATLTSVDEAVAWLQTHPAPDLLLVDIHLEDGLCFEIFKKVTVDSPVIFTTAYDQYAIKAFQVHSVDYLLKPIQYEKLAQSLDKFKALQARFHPPVPQLRLDDLAKLINADRNTYKSRFLVKAGARIRAIKSDEIAYIFTEQKTNLLVTRDGLRYPVDYSLDELCLMLDTNLFFRVNRQLVIHIDSAAEIHPYFKGRLKLGLYPPLDMEVIISSDRTPLFKEWLGK from the coding sequence ATGAGGGTTGTTATAATAGAAGATGAGGCTCTGGCTGTTGAAAAACTAACCAAGATGCTCCTGAGCTATGATAAACAGTTGCAGGTGGAGGCAACTCTCACCTCAGTGGATGAAGCAGTGGCATGGCTTCAGACGCACCCTGCTCCGGATCTTCTCCTGGTAGATATCCATCTCGAGGATGGTCTCTGTTTTGAGATATTCAAGAAAGTAACCGTTGATAGCCCTGTCATCTTCACAACAGCCTATGACCAGTATGCCATCAAGGCTTTTCAGGTGCATAGCGTTGATTACCTGCTTAAACCGATTCAGTACGAGAAGCTGGCCCAAAGCCTGGACAAATTCAAGGCTTTGCAGGCGAGATTCCATCCCCCGGTTCCCCAATTGCGGCTTGACGATTTGGCGAAACTCATCAATGCAGATCGGAACACCTATAAGTCAAGGTTTCTGGTAAAAGCCGGTGCGCGCATAAGGGCCATAAAATCAGATGAGATTGCCTATATCTTCACAGAGCAGAAGACGAATCTGCTGGTTACCAGGGACGGCCTAAGGTATCCCGTAGATTACTCCTTGGATGAGCTCTGCTTGATGCTTGACACGAACCTTTTCTTCCGGGTAAACCGGCAGCTGGTCATCCATATAGATTCCGCCGCAGAGATTCATCCCTATTTCAAAGGAAGGCTGAAACTTGGACTATACCCTCCGCTTGACATGGAAGTCATTATCAGTAGTGACCGCACACCCCTTTTCAAGGAATGGCTGGGTAAATAG
- a CDS encoding sialidase family protein, whose amino-acid sequence MQKTIKHLVVISTLLTANLLFSAVLSADTGEKPRAHRAGIVLEEFIYTKADFPQSHSATILELEGGELLSAFFGGTHERHPDVEIRLTRKKPGGKWTTPVSVADGVQSKGNRLPTWNPVLFQERGGEVMLFYKVGPSPSEWWGMVKTSSDGGRTWSKARRLDDKIIGPVKNKPIQLKDGTIISSSSTEGKGGWRVHIERSTDGGKSWENLGTINNPDKIGAIQPTLLTHPGGRIQMLCRTTSKAGYISQSWSEDGGLTWSEMNFTELPNNNSGIDAVTLKDGRHLLVYNHSARAQSGMGHKGRGVLNVAISKDGKSWEAALVLDYINEPEKQYSYPAVIQTADGLVHIVYTWHRKRIKHVVVDPSKLKTYPITDGSWPSDKIPLVKSVEQ is encoded by the coding sequence ATGCAAAAAACGATAAAACACCTTGTGGTAATCAGTACCCTGTTAACTGCCAACCTCCTCTTTTCAGCGGTTCTGTCAGCAGACACCGGGGAAAAACCACGTGCGCACCGTGCCGGCATTGTCTTGGAGGAGTTTATCTACACCAAAGCCGATTTTCCGCAATCCCACTCGGCAACGATACTGGAGCTGGAAGGGGGCGAGCTGCTGAGCGCCTTCTTTGGCGGAACCCACGAGCGCCACCCCGACGTCGAGATCCGGTTGACTCGCAAGAAACCAGGTGGGAAATGGACAACTCCCGTGAGCGTGGCTGATGGTGTGCAGTCTAAAGGAAACAGGCTGCCCACCTGGAACCCAGTGCTGTTCCAGGAGCGAGGGGGCGAGGTGATGCTCTTCTACAAGGTCGGACCGAGCCCCTCTGAATGGTGGGGCATGGTGAAGACTTCGAGCGACGGAGGACGCACCTGGAGTAAGGCAAGAAGACTAGACGACAAAATTATCGGCCCGGTGAAAAACAAGCCGATTCAACTAAAAGACGGCACTATTATTTCCAGTTCCAGCACAGAGGGAAAAGGTGGTTGGCGTGTTCACATAGAGCGCAGCACAGATGGCGGTAAAAGCTGGGAAAATCTTGGCACGATTAACAATCCAGACAAGATTGGCGCTATCCAGCCCACACTGCTGACTCATCCCGGCGGCCGCATCCAGATGCTCTGCCGAACCACTAGCAAAGCAGGGTATATTTCCCAGAGTTGGTCAGAAGATGGGGGGCTTACCTGGTCGGAGATGAATTTTACGGAGCTGCCCAACAATAACTCGGGCATAGACGCAGTGACACTTAAGGACGGCCGCCACCTGCTGGTTTACAATCATTCCGCGCGCGCGCAGTCCGGCATGGGCCATAAGGGCCGAGGGGTACTGAATGTGGCCATCAGCAAGGATGGCAAGAGCTGGGAAGCTGCGCTGGTGCTTGATTACATCAACGAGCCGGAAAAACAGTATTCCTATCCGGCCGTGATCCAGACAGCAGACGGTCTGGTCCACATCGTCTACACGTGGCACCGGAAACGGATAAAGCACGTCGTGGTCGATCCCAGCAAGCTGAAGACTTACCCGATCACGGACGGCAGTTGGCCGAGTGACAAAATTCCGCTCGTAAAGAGCGTTGAGCAGTAA
- a CDS encoding NAD(P)H-dependent oxidoreductase, whose translation MNIFIVYSHPSKKSYTSQVLEQLKMELMAQDWNVEISDLYAMGFQCDMTEQEYEREGFSISELPIPGDVLTEHRKIEGADCIIFMYPVWWSDCPAKLKGWFDRVYSVGYAYKHIDKLPKMKTIKYGLVICTAGHPNKLLEETGISKSMERIMLQDRLGTRFEQKEMVILGGTLQIEQVRDLHKTLIKELPAKIKNYCA comes from the coding sequence GTGAATATTTTTATTGTATACAGCCATCCAAGCAAAAAATCCTATACTTCTCAGGTTTTGGAGCAGTTGAAAATGGAATTAATGGCTCAGGATTGGAATGTAGAGATCTCCGACTTATATGCCATGGGTTTCCAATGTGACATGACCGAACAAGAATATGAAAGAGAAGGATTTTCTATTTCAGAGCTCCCGATTCCTGGTGATGTTTTGACAGAGCACCGGAAGATTGAGGGTGCAGATTGCATCATATTCATGTACCCGGTTTGGTGGAGTGACTGCCCGGCAAAACTGAAGGGCTGGTTTGACAGGGTCTATTCCGTTGGTTATGCCTACAAACACATTGACAAATTACCAAAGATGAAAACCATCAAGTATGGTCTCGTCATTTGTACTGCAGGACATCCAAATAAACTCTTGGAAGAAACAGGAATATCAAAAAGTATGGAGCGCATCATGCTCCAAGACAGGCTGGGGACAAGGTTTGAGCAAAAAGAAATGGTTATACTTGGCGGGACATTGCAGATTGAACAAGTCAGAGACCTACATAAAACCCTAATCAAAGAGTTGCCCGCCAAAATCAAGAACTACTGCGCCTAA